One Paraburkholderia flagellata genomic window carries:
- a CDS encoding OFA family MFS transporter: MNQSSSSGRAWLVLGGTLIAQLVLGSIYTWSLFNQPLVSEFGWPLGKVALTFAFTTVFLAIGASCSGWLERKIGIRKSLIGSAILLALGLALADQAESLTTLYLTAGVMVGFANGVGYMMTLTNMIRWMPERKGLISGLSISAYGLGSFVFKYINVALLAHFGLDGSFTYWGLIVALCLLVASPMLSSAPALEAKQGVTGYSLREALSKPQAWLIFLVLFTTCMGGLYSISIATDVGLRLVHLTRPEAVEAVSIMALANIAGRLILGPGSDRVGRKPVIAFALILMLLGVSTLLFVPLTKVVFLLAMGAITFSFGGCLTVYPALVGDYFGVKNVTQIYGLIYQGFGLSALTGAVIGLVGGDMQTTFFAIVGLCVASLIIMLAIRAPAKLPVLARATTPA, encoded by the coding sequence ATGAATCAGTCCTCTAGTTCCGGCCGTGCCTGGTTAGTCCTGGGCGGCACACTCATAGCACAGCTAGTGCTCGGCTCCATCTACACGTGGAGCCTCTTTAACCAGCCGCTCGTCAGCGAGTTCGGATGGCCCCTCGGCAAGGTCGCTCTGACCTTCGCATTCACCACTGTCTTTCTTGCAATCGGCGCTTCCTGTTCCGGCTGGCTTGAACGCAAGATCGGCATCCGCAAAAGCCTGATTGGTTCCGCGATTCTCCTGGCCCTTGGCCTGGCACTGGCCGACCAGGCCGAAAGCCTCACGACGCTGTACCTGACCGCTGGCGTGATGGTTGGCTTCGCCAACGGCGTGGGCTACATGATGACGCTCACTAACATGATCCGCTGGATGCCTGAGCGCAAGGGGCTGATTTCCGGCCTGTCGATCAGCGCGTATGGCCTGGGCAGCTTCGTCTTCAAGTACATCAACGTCGCACTCCTGGCCCATTTCGGTCTGGACGGCTCGTTCACGTACTGGGGCTTGATTGTTGCGCTTTGCCTGCTCGTGGCGTCTCCGATGCTCTCAAGCGCCCCGGCCCTGGAGGCAAAGCAGGGGGTCACCGGTTACAGCCTGCGTGAAGCACTTAGCAAGCCCCAGGCATGGCTCATCTTCCTCGTGCTCTTCACCACCTGCATGGGCGGTCTCTATTCCATCAGCATCGCAACGGACGTGGGTTTGCGCCTGGTCCACCTGACGCGCCCCGAAGCCGTCGAAGCCGTCTCGATCATGGCACTGGCGAACATCGCAGGGCGTCTGATTCTTGGCCCGGGCTCCGACCGTGTCGGCCGTAAGCCTGTGATCGCCTTCGCGCTGATCCTGATGCTGCTCGGTGTGTCCACGCTCCTGTTTGTGCCGCTGACCAAGGTTGTGTTCCTGCTCGCCATGGGCGCCATCACGTTCAGCTTCGGTGGCTGCCTGACGGTCTACCCGGCACTCGTTGGTGACTACTTCGGCGTGAAGAACGTCACCCAGATCTACGGCCTCATTTATCAGGGCTTTGGTCTGAGCGCGCTCACCGGCGCCGTCATCGGTCTCGTCGGTGGCGACATGCAAACGACCTTCTTCGCGATCGTCGGACTGTGTGTGGCCTCGCTCATCATCATGTTGGCGATCCGTGCCCCGGCAAAGCTCCCGGTGCTTGCCAGGGCGACTACTCCCGCCTGA
- the pflB gene encoding formate C-acetyltransferase, with translation MNVVSNVEFKADPWADFVEGTWQSSVDVRSFIQSNYTAYEGDGSFLAGPTARTTALWEKLAVLLKAEREKGVLDVSADRASSITAHGPGYIDEDNEIIVGLQTDAPLKRAIMPNGGLRMVEAGLEAYGFKISPVVSEIWTLYRKSHNQGVFDVYSPDVLAARKSGVITGLPDAYGRGRIIGDYRRVALYGVDALKRDRQRAYHELDDAVFDEKTMRTREELSEQFRALEELKEMAASYGYDISRPALTAREAVQWLYFGYLAAVKEQNGAAMSIGRISTFLDIYIQRDMERGLLTEEAVQELFDDLVIKLRIVRFLRTPDYDQLFSGDPTWVTEAIGGMGEDGRTLVTRSSFRVLQTLFNLGPAPEPNLTVLWSEKLPQGFKDYCAEVSIQTSAIQYENDDVMRPRWGDDYGIACCVSAMRIGKQMQFFGARANLAKTLLYAINGGVDEVTGRVVAEGFEPLKGDVLDYDEVLAKLDPMMDWLAKTYVKALNAIHYMHDKYAYERIEMALHDRDILRTMACGIAGLSVAADSLSAIRHAKVKVARNNAGLAVDFVIEGEYPAYGNNDDRVDQIAVWLTETFMKKVASQPYFYRDSVPTQSVLTITSNVVYGKKTGNTPDGRRAGEPFAPGANPMNGRDTKGFVAAGASVAKLPYEAALDGISWTASATPDALGRRADERRRNLANCLDGFAHAKGHHVNVNVFNRDTLVDAMEHPEKYPQLTIRVSGYAVNFVKLTREQQLDVISRTFHASM, from the coding sequence ATGAACGTCGTCTCTAATGTTGAATTCAAGGCTGATCCCTGGGCAGATTTCGTCGAGGGTACGTGGCAATCCAGCGTGGATGTGCGCAGCTTCATTCAGAGCAACTACACGGCGTACGAGGGGGACGGGTCGTTCCTCGCGGGCCCCACGGCGCGTACGACGGCACTGTGGGAAAAGCTCGCGGTCCTGCTCAAGGCCGAACGCGAAAAGGGTGTCCTTGACGTGTCGGCGGACCGCGCATCGTCGATTACGGCGCATGGGCCGGGCTATATCGATGAGGATAACGAGATCATCGTGGGTCTGCAGACCGATGCGCCCCTGAAGCGCGCGATCATGCCCAATGGCGGCCTGCGCATGGTCGAAGCGGGTCTGGAGGCCTATGGTTTCAAGATCTCTCCGGTAGTCAGCGAGATCTGGACGCTTTACCGCAAGAGTCACAACCAGGGCGTCTTCGACGTTTATTCGCCGGATGTGCTGGCCGCCCGCAAGTCCGGTGTCATCACCGGCCTGCCGGATGCCTACGGCCGTGGCCGGATTATCGGCGACTATCGCCGGGTGGCACTGTATGGCGTCGACGCGCTCAAGCGCGACCGCCAGCGTGCCTACCACGAACTCGACGACGCAGTCTTCGACGAGAAGACGATGCGCACGCGCGAAGAGCTCTCGGAGCAGTTCCGCGCACTGGAAGAACTCAAGGAGATGGCAGCGAGCTACGGCTACGACATCTCGCGTCCGGCGCTCACGGCGCGCGAGGCGGTCCAGTGGCTCTACTTCGGCTATCTCGCCGCGGTCAAGGAGCAGAACGGGGCGGCCATGTCGATTGGCCGTATCTCGACCTTCCTCGACATCTACATCCAGCGTGACATGGAACGCGGTCTGCTGACCGAAGAGGCAGTCCAGGAGCTGTTCGACGACCTGGTCATCAAGCTTCGGATCGTGCGCTTCCTGCGCACGCCCGACTACGACCAGCTGTTCTCGGGTGACCCGACCTGGGTGACCGAGGCCATCGGTGGCATGGGCGAAGACGGTCGTACGCTCGTGACCCGCTCGAGCTTCCGCGTCCTGCAGACGCTGTTCAATCTCGGACCGGCACCCGAGCCCAACCTCACGGTGCTGTGGTCTGAAAAGCTGCCGCAAGGATTCAAGGACTACTGCGCCGAAGTTTCGATCCAGACGTCGGCGATCCAGTACGAAAACGATGACGTCATGCGTCCGCGCTGGGGCGATGACTACGGCATCGCGTGCTGTGTGTCGGCCATGCGCATCGGCAAGCAGATGCAGTTCTTTGGCGCGCGTGCGAACCTGGCCAAGACGCTGCTCTATGCGATCAATGGTGGCGTGGACGAGGTGACCGGTCGGGTCGTCGCCGAGGGCTTCGAGCCGCTCAAGGGCGATGTGCTGGACTACGACGAGGTGCTTGCGAAGCTCGACCCGATGATGGACTGGCTCGCGAAGACCTATGTCAAGGCCCTGAACGCGATCCACTACATGCACGACAAGTATGCGTACGAGCGCATCGAGATGGCGCTGCATGACCGCGACATCCTGCGCACGATGGCGTGCGGCATTGCGGGTCTGTCGGTTGCCGCCGACAGTCTGTCCGCGATCCGCCATGCGAAGGTCAAGGTGGCACGCAACAACGCGGGCCTTGCGGTCGACTTCGTGATTGAAGGCGAGTATCCAGCGTATGGCAACAACGACGACCGTGTCGACCAGATCGCTGTCTGGCTGACCGAGACGTTCATGAAGAAGGTTGCGTCGCAGCCGTACTTCTATCGCGATTCGGTGCCCACGCAGTCCGTGCTCACGATCACGTCGAACGTGGTGTACGGCAAGAAGACGGGCAACACGCCTGACGGCCGTCGCGCAGGTGAGCCGTTTGCACCGGGTGCCAACCCCATGAACGGTCGGGACACGAAGGGCTTTGTCGCGGCGGGCGCGTCGGTCGCGAAGCTGCCCTATGAGGCCGCACTCGATGGCATTTCGTGGACGGCATCGGCCACGCCCGACGCGCTTGGGCGCCGTGCGGACGAGCGCAGACGCAATCTCGCGAACTGCCTCGACGGGTTCGCGCATGCGAAGGGCCATCACGTCAACGTGAACGTGTTCAACCGCGACACCCTGGTCGATGCGATGGAGCATCCGGAAAAGTACCCACAGCTGACCATCCGGGTCTCCGGTTATGCGGTGAACTTCGTCAAGCTCACGCGCGAGCAGCAGCTCGATGTGATCTCGCGTACGTTCCACGCGTCGATGTAA
- the pflA gene encoding pyruvate formate-lyase-activating protein, which produces MFPSLNTSTTIHREPAPRKVLAKVGRPRGLLHSVETGAAADGPGVRFVYFFAGCPLRCAYCHNPDTWRFEAGRPVTIDEAIEEIRPYVKFLRLTGGVTISGGEPLAQRAFVGELLKRIHDEFGLHTALDTQGYLGANVSDEWLEAVDLVLLDIKHIDPTHYRELTGVELAPTLAFARRLAKLNKSVWIRYVLVPGLTDDPGHIARLGDFLLELGPIVKRVDVLPFHQLGAHKWKSLNLDYKLDRVIPPSAAQVADVVRLLRVRGLPAE; this is translated from the coding sequence ATGTTCCCGAGCCTCAACACCTCCACGACGATCCACCGCGAACCGGCACCGCGCAAGGTGCTGGCGAAGGTCGGTCGCCCGCGGGGTTTGCTCCATTCAGTCGAGACGGGCGCCGCCGCGGACGGCCCGGGCGTGCGCTTTGTCTACTTTTTTGCTGGATGTCCCCTGCGCTGCGCCTACTGCCACAACCCTGACACGTGGCGCTTCGAGGCCGGACGTCCGGTCACGATCGACGAGGCGATTGAAGAGATTCGCCCGTATGTGAAATTCCTGCGCCTGACCGGAGGCGTGACGATCTCCGGTGGTGAGCCGCTCGCCCAGCGTGCCTTCGTAGGCGAACTGCTCAAGCGCATCCACGACGAGTTTGGGCTGCACACGGCACTGGACACGCAAGGCTACCTTGGCGCCAATGTGAGCGACGAGTGGCTTGAAGCGGTGGACCTGGTGCTGCTCGATATCAAGCATATCGACCCGACCCACTACCGTGAGCTCACGGGCGTGGAACTCGCGCCGACGCTCGCCTTCGCGCGGCGTCTGGCCAAACTGAACAAGTCCGTGTGGATCCGCTACGTGCTGGTTCCCGGCCTCACGGACGACCCCGGGCACATTGCACGGCTCGGCGATTTTCTTCTCGAACTCGGGCCGATCGTCAAGCGCGTCGACGTGCTCCCGTTTCATCAGCTCGGCGCGCACAAATGGAAAAGCCTGAACCTGGACTACAAGCTGGATCGTGTCATCCCGCCCTCCGCGGCGCAGGTGGCCGATGTGGTCCGGCTGTTGCGCGTGCGGGGCCTGCCCGCCGAGTAA
- a CDS encoding acetate/propionate family kinase yields the protein MSSQQPLVLVVNSGSSSVKFRLLPADGGPSLLAGIAESLGTSGPARLVLRKGEERHVEELPGNCHMNALRAIFSHVERNGWLHRVAAVGHRVVHGGERFSQSVRVTPEVIADIEAVSALAPLHNAANLMGIRSCSELFPTIPQVAVFDTAFHQSMPAEAYTYAIPSRFYREHGIRRYGFHGTSFRYVSERAAELLALDPKDHGVVVAHLGNGASVCAVRNGESCDTSMGLTPLEGLVMGTRAGDLDVGAAAHMARVAGLDLAGVESLLNRESGLLGLSELSSDCRTIQLAADGGDDRAALALDVFVHRLARYIGALATSLHRFDALVFTGGIGENSARVREMTLKHLGVFGFALDAQANERMAGGAFGRIDSGMGPQAWVIPTDEEGLIARDAVRLAGLDVPQRLAA from the coding sequence ATGAGTTCGCAACAACCCCTCGTTCTCGTCGTCAACAGCGGTTCCTCCTCCGTGAAATTCCGGCTCCTTCCGGCTGACGGCGGTCCTTCGCTGCTCGCCGGGATCGCGGAGTCGCTGGGCACAAGCGGCCCAGCACGCCTGGTGCTGCGCAAGGGCGAGGAGCGGCACGTCGAGGAGTTGCCAGGAAACTGCCACATGAATGCGCTCCGGGCGATCTTTTCGCACGTCGAGCGCAACGGCTGGCTTCATCGCGTCGCCGCGGTGGGCCACCGCGTGGTGCATGGCGGTGAGCGCTTCTCCCAGTCGGTGCGTGTCACGCCCGAGGTGATTGCGGATATCGAGGCGGTGTCGGCGCTCGCGCCTCTGCACAATGCCGCCAACCTGATGGGCATCCGCTCATGCAGCGAACTCTTCCCCACGATCCCGCAGGTTGCCGTGTTCGATACGGCGTTTCACCAGAGCATGCCGGCTGAGGCTTACACGTACGCCATCCCGTCCCGCTTCTATCGCGAGCACGGCATCCGGCGCTACGGTTTTCATGGCACGTCGTTCCGGTACGTATCCGAGCGCGCGGCCGAACTGCTCGCGCTCGATCCGAAGGATCACGGCGTGGTGGTGGCGCACCTCGGTAACGGGGCGTCGGTGTGTGCGGTCCGTAATGGCGAGAGCTGCGACACCTCGATGGGGCTCACGCCGCTCGAGGGGCTCGTCATGGGCACGCGCGCGGGCGATCTTGATGTGGGCGCGGCCGCTCACATGGCACGCGTGGCCGGGCTGGACCTGGCCGGTGTCGAAAGCCTGCTGAACCGGGAATCCGGGCTCCTCGGTCTGTCGGAGCTCTCGAGCGACTGCCGCACGATCCAGCTTGCCGCGGATGGCGGTGACGACCGCGCAGCGCTTGCGCTCGACGTCTTTGTACATCGCCTGGCACGTTACATCGGCGCGCTCGCCACGTCACTGCATCGTTTCGATGCGCTCGTCTTTACGGGCGGCATTGGCGAGAACTCGGCGCGCGTGCGGGAAATGACGCTCAAGCATCTTGGCGTGTTTGGCTTCGCGCTCGACGCACAAGCGAACGAGCGCATGGCCGGCGGCGCCTTCGGTCGCATCGACAGTGGCATGGGCCCCCAGGCCTGGGTGATCCCCACCGACGAGGAAGGACTGATTGCGCGTGACGCGGTCCGCCTCGCGGGCCTCGATGTGCCGCAGCGCCTCGCGGCCTGA